One genomic segment of Chitinophaga sancti includes these proteins:
- a CDS encoding UDP-N-acetylmuramoyl-L-alanyl-D-glutamate--2,6-diaminopimelate ligase, translating to MKTLRDILYNVNIVAVKGSTDTAVNALNIDSRAIRPGDAFIAIRGVHADGHLFIDKAVQQGAAVVICEELPAQTADNVVYVQVNSSATAAGVIAGNFYDNPSHKVQLVGVTGTNGKTTIATLLFKLFSALGYHCGMLSTVQNQIGDRIVPATHTTPDPIHLNALLADMVTDGCDYVFMEVSSHAIHQQRIAGLKFAGGIFSNITHDHLDYHKTFDEYIRVKKSWFDGLPATAFALTNLDDKRGNVMLQNTKAKKQTYSLRTVADFKGKILENNLTGLIMLINETEVHFRLIGEFNAYNLLAVYGAATLLGQDKARVLQALSDLSGAEGRFDYIVSPNQRIIGIVDYAHTPDALLNVLATIKNLRKGNEQVITVVGCGGDRDTAKRPVMAEVAVERSDKVILTSDNPRSEDPNEIIRQMEAGVPVHLKKKVLSITDRKEAIKTAISLANPEDIILIAGKGHEKYQEIQGVKHPFDDKQVLDEMMRLMEK from the coding sequence ATGAAAACACTGCGTGACATATTATATAATGTAAACATCGTGGCTGTAAAAGGGTCAACCGATACCGCCGTGAATGCACTGAACATCGACTCCAGAGCCATCAGGCCTGGAGATGCTTTCATTGCAATCAGAGGTGTACATGCTGATGGTCACCTATTCATTGACAAAGCTGTACAACAGGGTGCCGCTGTCGTGATCTGTGAAGAACTGCCTGCACAAACTGCCGACAATGTAGTCTATGTTCAGGTTAACAGCAGCGCTACCGCCGCTGGTGTTATAGCAGGCAACTTCTACGACAACCCTTCTCACAAGGTGCAACTCGTAGGCGTAACCGGTACCAATGGTAAAACGACCATCGCTACCCTCCTGTTCAAACTATTCAGTGCTCTCGGCTACCATTGCGGAATGCTCTCCACCGTGCAGAACCAGATCGGTGACAGGATCGTTCCTGCTACCCATACCACCCCGGATCCCATTCACCTGAATGCTCTCCTGGCGGATATGGTCACTGATGGTTGTGACTACGTGTTCATGGAAGTAAGCTCTCATGCTATTCACCAACAAAGAATAGCAGGGCTGAAATTTGCCGGAGGCATCTTCAGCAATATCACCCACGATCACCTGGACTATCACAAAACCTTCGACGAATACATCAGGGTAAAAAAATCCTGGTTCGATGGTTTGCCTGCTACCGCATTTGCCCTCACTAACCTCGACGATAAAAGAGGTAATGTGATGCTGCAGAACACCAAAGCGAAAAAACAAACTTATAGCCTGCGCACTGTCGCAGACTTTAAGGGAAAAATATTGGAGAATAACCTCACCGGCCTGATCATGTTGATCAATGAGACAGAAGTACACTTCCGCCTCATCGGTGAGTTCAATGCATATAACCTGCTGGCTGTATACGGAGCCGCTACCCTGCTCGGTCAGGACAAAGCCCGCGTATTACAGGCACTCAGTGATCTGTCAGGTGCTGAAGGACGTTTCGATTACATCGTCTCTCCCAATCAGCGCATCATCGGTATCGTGGATTATGCACATACCCCCGATGCATTGCTCAATGTGCTGGCGACTATCAAAAACCTGCGCAAAGGCAACGAACAAGTCATTACCGTAGTAGGTTGCGGCGGCGATCGTGACACAGCAAAACGCCCTGTCATGGCCGAAGTAGCAGTAGAACGCAGTGATAAAGTGATCCTTACCTCCGATAATCCCCGTTCAGAAGATCCGAACGAAATTATCAGACAAATGGAAGCCGGTGTACCCGTACATCTTAAAAAGAAAGTACTGTCTATCACCGACCGTAAAGAAGCGATCAAAACAGCTATCAGCCTCGCAAATCCTGAAGACATTATTCTCATAGCAGGTAAAGGCCATGAGAAATACCAGGAAATACAAGGCGTGAAACATCCGTTCGACGACAAACAGGTGCTGGATGAAATGATGCGGTTGATGGAGAAATAA
- the mraY gene encoding phospho-N-acetylmuramoyl-pentapeptide-transferase, which yields MFQFITFRVTMALLLSLVISLLLGKRIVRFLQKKQIGETIRDLGLAGENSKKGTPTMGGLIILAAIVIPTLLFAQVKTVYIWLMLLCTVWLGLIGFLDDYIKVFKKNKEGLAGKFKILGQVGLGIIIGSTLYFNENVVISREIIGAKKLAPYERVVAKSERVTKEGHRFADVKTPITSIPFVKNHEFNYAKLISWIPGAEKYTYILYILIVIIIITAVSNGANLTDGLDGLATGVSAVIGVCLGIFAYVSGNIQFAEYLNIMYIPNLGELSIFIAAFVGACVGFLWYNAYPAQVFMGDTGSLALGGIIASLAIIVRKELLIPIFCGVFLVENLSVVLQVSYFKYTKKKYGEGKRIFLMSPLHHHYQKLGYHESKIAVRFWIITIMCAVVSIATLKIR from the coding sequence ATGTTTCAATTCATCACGTTCCGTGTGACAATGGCGTTACTGTTATCCCTGGTAATCTCTCTCTTGTTAGGTAAACGTATCGTAAGATTCCTCCAGAAAAAACAGATAGGGGAAACCATCCGTGACCTCGGCCTGGCAGGTGAAAACAGTAAGAAAGGTACCCCTACCATGGGTGGCCTCATCATCCTGGCGGCTATTGTTATTCCTACCCTGCTGTTTGCACAGGTAAAAACCGTTTACATCTGGCTCATGCTGCTCTGCACTGTTTGGCTGGGTCTGATCGGTTTCCTGGACGACTATATCAAGGTATTCAAAAAGAACAAAGAAGGACTGGCTGGTAAGTTCAAGATCCTGGGCCAGGTTGGTTTAGGTATCATCATCGGCAGCACTTTGTACTTCAACGAAAACGTAGTGATCTCCCGCGAAATCATTGGCGCGAAGAAACTCGCCCCCTACGAAAGAGTTGTGGCCAAATCGGAAAGAGTGACGAAAGAAGGACATCGCTTTGCTGATGTGAAGACACCCATCACTTCTATCCCATTTGTAAAAAACCATGAATTCAACTACGCCAAACTGATCTCCTGGATCCCTGGCGCAGAGAAATATACTTACATCCTCTATATCCTCATCGTGATTATCATCATAACGGCAGTGTCCAATGGTGCAAATCTCACAGATGGATTGGATGGATTGGCCACGGGTGTATCGGCGGTTATAGGCGTTTGTCTCGGCATATTCGCCTATGTATCCGGTAACATCCAGTTCGCCGAATACCTGAATATCATGTACATCCCTAACCTGGGTGAACTGTCCATATTCATTGCCGCCTTTGTAGGTGCCTGTGTAGGTTTCCTCTGGTACAATGCTTATCCGGCACAGGTGTTCATGGGCGATACAGGTAGTTTGGCTTTGGGTGGTATCATCGCTTCCCTGGCTATCATAGTAAGAAAAGAATTATTGATACCAATTTTCTGTGGTGTATTCCTGGTAGAAAACCTGAGCGTAGTATTACAGGTCTCCTACTTTAAGTATACCAAGAAAAAATATGGTGAAGGCAAGCGCATATTTCTGATGTCTCCACTTCACCACCATTACCAGAAGCTAGGTTACCACGAAAGTAAAATAGCAGTAA